A single Alcanivorax borkumensis SK2 DNA region contains:
- the rimI gene encoding ribosomal protein S18-alanine N-acetyltransferase yields the protein MAFDVVGPIRAMQESDLPAVLEIEHAAQLTPWTRNHFLDCLGNDHYLCQVVEAAGQPVAFLILSRVLDETHVLNIAVAPARQRQGLARGLLEQAIQVAQQDAMSVIYLEVRESNKSARALYESLGFTVSGIRKNYYRRGEDHDGHEDAVLMQCLLASGHK from the coding sequence ATGGCGTTTGATGTTGTCGGCCCGATTCGGGCCATGCAGGAATCGGATTTGCCGGCGGTGCTGGAAATTGAACACGCCGCTCAGTTGACCCCTTGGACCCGTAACCACTTTCTCGATTGCCTCGGTAATGATCATTATCTGTGTCAGGTGGTGGAGGCGGCAGGGCAGCCGGTAGCATTTCTGATTTTGTCGCGGGTTCTTGATGAAACCCATGTGCTGAACATCGCTGTGGCGCCCGCCCGGCAGCGCCAGGGGCTGGCCCGAGGATTGCTGGAACAAGCCATTCAGGTTGCACAGCAAGACGCCATGAGTGTGATCTACCTGGAAGTGCGAGAAAGCAACAAAAGCGCCCGGGCACTGTACGAGTCTCTGGGTTTCACGGTATCTGGAATCCGCAAAAATTATTACCGCCGGGGTGAGGATCACGATGGTCACGAAGACGCGGTGTTGATGCAGTGCCTGCTGGCTTCGGGGCATAAATAA
- a CDS encoding DUF2834 domain-containing protein, whose amino-acid sequence MSESLFRRLLIMVALIFCGAFAVLVIPPLMANPDILAAAAGGFVNPYAAGYSTDVILCWVILAIWVLYERQRYHVRGGWLALVLGVVPGVALGFALYLLMRQRQLKGSGLV is encoded by the coding sequence ATGTCCGAAAGCCTGTTTCGCCGCTTGCTGATCATGGTGGCGTTGATCTTCTGTGGTGCCTTTGCGGTGCTGGTTATCCCGCCGCTGATGGCTAACCCGGATATTTTGGCTGCCGCTGCGGGCGGCTTCGTCAATCCTTATGCTGCTGGCTATTCCACAGATGTGATTCTGTGCTGGGTGATTTTGGCAATATGGGTGCTTTATGAGCGCCAGCGTTACCATGTGCGCGGGGGCTGGTTGGCACTTGTGCTGGGCGTGGTGCCGGGTGTGGCGCTAGGCTTTGCTTTGTACCTGCTGATGCGCCAGCGCCAACTGAAAGGGTCTGGGTTGGTCTGA
- the prfC gene encoding peptide chain release factor 3, whose product MSLQDQVATRRTFAIISHPDAGKTTITEKLLLYGNLIQSAGTVKGKKSGKHATSDWMEMEKERGISVTTSVMQFPYKGATVNLLDTPGHADFSEDTYRTLTAVDSALMVIDAAKGVEQRTVKLMEVCRLRDTPILTFINKLDRDVRDGIDVLDEIEDVLNIECAPITWPIGMGKSFKGVYNLLTDTTVLYKTGQGHTVQDVREVKGLNNPELDEAVGTDYAEELRDTLELVQGASHEFDLERFLAGKLTPVFFGTALGNFGVDHMLDGLVQWAPPPQPRDATARTVEADEPKMTGFVFKIQANMDPRHRDRIAFMRICSGTYRKGIKLKQVRTGKDVRIADALTFLAGERDNVEEAFSGDIIGLHNHGTIQIGDTFTEGEELAFTGIPHFAPELFQRVVLNDPLKSKQLHKGLTQLAEEGATQVFFPLRNNDVILGAVGSLQFDVVAARLKGEYGVDCRYEPVSVATARWVEADSDKELAAFERKAHDNLSRDGAGHLTYLAPTRVNLQLAQERHPDIRFRETREI is encoded by the coding sequence ATGAGCCTGCAAGACCAGGTGGCCACGCGCCGCACCTTCGCGATCATCTCGCACCCGGACGCCGGTAAAACCACCATTACCGAAAAATTGCTGTTGTACGGAAACCTGATCCAAAGTGCAGGCACCGTGAAAGGCAAGAAGTCTGGTAAGCACGCCACCTCCGACTGGATGGAGATGGAGAAGGAGCGGGGCATTTCCGTGACTACCTCGGTGATGCAGTTCCCTTACAAGGGTGCCACCGTCAATTTGCTGGATACCCCAGGCCACGCGGATTTCTCTGAAGATACCTATCGCACCCTCACTGCCGTGGATTCGGCATTAATGGTTATTGACGCTGCTAAGGGTGTGGAGCAGCGAACCGTAAAACTGATGGAAGTGTGTCGCCTGCGCGATACCCCGATTCTCACCTTTATTAACAAGTTGGATCGGGATGTGCGCGATGGCATCGACGTGCTGGACGAAATCGAGGACGTACTCAATATTGAGTGCGCCCCGATTACCTGGCCCATCGGCATGGGCAAGAGCTTCAAGGGTGTTTACAACCTGCTCACCGACACTACCGTGCTCTACAAGACTGGTCAGGGCCATACTGTGCAGGATGTGCGCGAGGTTAAGGGCCTCAACAATCCGGAGTTGGATGAGGCGGTGGGCACCGACTACGCTGAAGAACTGCGCGACACCCTGGAGCTGGTGCAGGGCGCCAGCCATGAATTCGACCTAGAGCGTTTTCTGGCCGGTAAGTTGACCCCGGTTTTCTTCGGTACGGCTCTGGGTAATTTCGGCGTGGATCATATGCTCGATGGCCTGGTGCAGTGGGCGCCGCCGCCGCAGCCCCGTGATGCTACCGCTCGCACGGTAGAGGCCGATGAGCCCAAAATGACCGGTTTCGTGTTCAAGATCCAGGCCAATATGGACCCTCGTCACCGAGACCGCATTGCCTTCATGCGTATTTGCTCGGGCACCTATCGAAAAGGTATCAAGCTCAAGCAGGTGCGTACCGGTAAAGATGTGCGTATTGCCGATGCCCTGACTTTTCTGGCCGGTGAGCGCGATAATGTGGAAGAAGCCTTTTCCGGTGACATTATCGGTTTGCACAACCATGGCACCATCCAAATCGGTGACACGTTCACCGAAGGCGAAGAGCTTGCCTTCACCGGCATTCCGCACTTCGCGCCGGAATTGTTCCAGCGGGTGGTGCTCAATGATCCGCTCAAGAGCAAGCAGCTACACAAGGGCCTGACTCAGCTGGCTGAAGAAGGCGCGACCCAGGTATTTTTCCCGCTGCGTAATAACGATGTGATTCTTGGTGCTGTGGGCTCGTTGCAGTTCGATGTGGTCGCCGCGCGCTTGAAAGGGGAATATGGCGTCGATTGCCGTTATGAACCGGTCAGTGTAGCGACAGCCCGGTGGGTTGAGGCCGATAGCGATAAAGAGTTGGCTGCCTTTGAACGCAAGGCCCATGACAATCTGTCCCGGGATGGCGCCGGGCATCTGACATACCTGGCGCCGACGCGGGTTAATCTGCAACTGGCACAGGAACGTCATCCGGATATCCGCTTCCGCGAAACCCGGGAAATCTGA